The genomic region TTTCGGGACAAGCACCAAGCTGCCTTTAAATCTTGATAGGCCCCATAAAAGCTTCGTGGAACAAGGGTATCAACACGGTCAATCGTCATTCTACGATCCCAACAGGGAACCACTCGATGCACTTTTGCTTCTCGGTACGCGAATGACGCGGTTTCGTGCGACGTAGTGATGACGTGGACGTCATGATTCGCTTTCGCCAATGCGACCGTGATTCTGCCCAGATAATTGGCAAGTCCTCCGTTAAAACGCGCTTCTGTAACAAATTCAGGGGTGACAAATGCCAACCGCATCGGAGATTTTTTCAACTTTGTTTCCGACAGCGTGCGATAAAGGTCGTGGCATCTTCGATACCACGCGTGCCTTCACAGATGACAATATCCTCTTCAAGGGGAGGATAGACACAACTGTCCTCCATCCAATTGACTCGAACTCCTTTAAGTCTTTGAATCAGTCGACCGAGCCGCACAAGAGGATTTGACCAAAGTGCAAAGTCGCAGCTTTGCAATCGAGAAAGCGCTTGCACCTGTCGCTTATAGGCTGGAGTATAATCCTGTCCAAAGATCTCTACGGAATCGAAGTATTTACACAGCATCTCGCGAAATTCCTCCTCCAAATACTCCTTGACGTGAAAGGGATTGCGCGGCGTAATGCCGTCCTTCAGTTTTGGGCGAAACCGCGTATTCGGCGTGCTACAGTAGAACCAACCGCCGACACTTAGTAAATCACGACATCGCGCCAACATCGACGTCGGGCTGTCGACGTGTTCGAAGATTTCATATGCCACGATGCCATCAAACGGTCCATATATTTGATCCAGCTGTTGTGCGTCGTCCTGCACGAAACTTGCCCTTGGATGGTGGAATTCGGATTGAGCTTGCGTTATCGCTTCCTGAGAATAATCCACGCCCACTACTTCCGAGGCGCCATGTTCAGCGAGATAACGGGTCCCGTAGCCGATGCCGCACCCCAGGTCTAGAACGCGACAACCTTGCAAATGCGTTGCGGCAAAAGTGTACCGGGTGATGTGCTCGGCCCAACTAGTTTGCCATTTCTTTGTGTTGGGAACCATCCGTTCGGTGTATCTTGCATCATATCGCTTTCGTTGTTGACCGGGATCGAATTTCGACACGTGGTTCATAATACGGAGCTTCCTATTCGCTGCGATGGACATGTGACTGTACAACGAGTTTGAAAGCGACTGAGTTAAACCTACAGGGAGAATTCACTTTGAATTCGTCCTGTCAAGGGAACAATCATTCGTGGCGAGCGGACGAAGTTGCGGTAGGATCGGATCAGATTGACGAGTCGATTGCTTAACGGGACATCATGGCTGTGATTGTCGCCATGTTGAGCAACGTAAACTGCTCCACGAAACGGTAGTGCTTCCAGCGGTGTGCCGGCTTCCGCCAGCTTTTCAGCAATTTTGGTGTGCCCCCACCGCAAAACGATACAGTTTTTCCGGCTGTCTTCTCGCAGGTCCTTGGGAAACCGAATCAATCGGCTGCTGACAATTGCATTGGTACCGCAATTGAAGTCGTTGCTCCAGCCAATCCAATGACTGCCGTATCGATAATGATAGCCGCGGCGGATGATCCAGCCATTACAGTTTGGATGTTTGAGTGTATGCTCAGCCAGACGATTGCTAACCAAATCGTCGGCATCCATGATCATGACAAAATCAGGTTGAAGCTCGCCGGCACGCATCATGCCAATATGAAGTTTGCGCCATTTGTCTTCCATCGTCGCGGCATACGTCGGACTCGGTGGCGGAAAGTCAACTGATATAATTTCAAGTCGGTCGTCGAATCGTTTGCCAAACGGAGGTTGTTCATGGCAAATTAGCAATACCTTGACGCTAGGTTCGGTCTGCTGTAAAGCAGATCGAATAGAAGATTCGCATAAACTCGCGACCCGCTCCCAATTACTGCTTAACAGACGCGACTTCAGCGCCATCAAAAAGCAAAGCATACCACTAAATGATTTGGTTGAAAGTGAGCTAACAAGAGACGAACGTTTAGTCCAACTTAAAGTCTGGCGTCATAACCGGGAGATGGAGATCTTGCTGATACGTGCTGGCGTTTCATTATCTACCAAGCGATTTGTCATCCGCTGCTTGAATCGCGCCCAAAAAGCTCGAGAAGAGACAGTTTCTTTCGTCGTTGGGCGCCGATCTGCCTCCGGCGCGGAAAAGGATTCCTCTCCTACTGACATCGAATTCCTTTTGTAGGCATTCTTCCACTATCTAGTTGCCTCTGTACTCTGTGGAGCTTTAATGACATGCAATAGGTCAAAGTTTTTTCCGTCGTATAGGACTTCTGTATGCATTTCGCTGAGCGCCAAAAGATCCTCGGAAAACGCTATGTGAGGTTTTTTGAGTAGCACGTATTCGACGTTGCGAACCTGGGCACGCGCGTCGTCAATCTCTTGCGAGCTGGCAATTCCTGGTGATAAGCACCAATAGTGATTCGGCCAAACCGAGATTCCAAATTGCTTCAGCAAGGTCACATCTCCCATCATGCAGGGAAACGCGATGGTTTGACCGTCAACGTACTTTTTAATCTCAGTTAGCTCTGCCTGCTCGGTCCGATCCACCACAAGCTGTGGATTGGTAAGATGAAAGTCGTCCGCAATACTTGTAAGCTTCCTTTCTACTGACTCCATCACAAATACCGCGTGGAGGACAAGATTTATCCCAATGAGCGCCATGATCACTATGCCAACACGTCCTAAACCGCTGCCGAATACTTTCCACGCAGCGATAAACCCGAGCCAAAAAAACGGTAGGTAACACGCCAAAGCGCTGTAACTGATCGTCAAAGTGAAAAAAACGACGGTAGCGATAAAAAAAAGAACCAAATGCAGATGAGAGGGCGAACCAAGTTTATCTTCTTGTGGATCAGCTCGAATCAATTGCACCACGCTAACGAGTAGCCCAGCCGCCAGCGTCAACAATACGATTAAATCAAGATGGGACGGATTCGTCAGGTATCCTTTCCAATTCTGATCAGCCGGGAAAAAGCGATCCCATCCAAGCTTCAAAAAACTCGCCTGCCTATTCGCATACAGGTGACTACCTGCAATGGGAAAAATGGTGAGCACATAGGATGTGGCGCCATGCAGGCCGATGTAAATCAATCCGACGACGCTCTCTAAAACAGCGGAAGGGGCGACAAACCGCAGCAGTTGAGCGATACGACTTGTCCAAGATGTATTTAATTGCAAAAATGCTCGCCACAACACAATACATATTAACGCGAATCCGATCAGAAATCCGATGGAAGGTCGGAATAAAGTAGCTAGCGTGCAACCCAACAAAGCTAAATCTAGTCGTGATGACATCAGGCACCGAATTGCAAGCAGCAGTCCAATCAACTCTCCCGGACGGGCAATCGTGCAATTGTACGGCAACCAACGAAACAGCCCGAGCGCGAATACTGCTTGAACGAGCTTGGACAGACGAAACTGCGCGGCAACCGAAACGATTAGCATTGTCGAAATCACGCGAAACAATAAGCACAAGTACAAAAAGCTTGACCAATGGTTTCCGAAGATTACTGCCCATGCCTGACATATCAAGACTGTCAGCGGTCCATAGGAGTACCCAAAGTCGACGTTCGGCTGACGATTCGAGTTTAACAGTTGGACTAAAACTAAGTGCCCGCCATGATCGTCATATGCCCAGCAGCTTAGGCACTGCAAGGCGATGACCTCATCGATCAAAATGGTCGCAATCGCCACCGCAGAAACTACATACAATACCCAATTCGCAGAGGCGGTGCGGGGCGAAGGCAACATTCCTGTGGGGCTATCGATGGTGATGGGCGTGCCAGACATCAGCGCTTATGCACCGTTTGATGTCGGAACCAAGAACAGCTTTTCGAGAATCTGATGTACATGCCACGGTCGCGATTCGACATTACTTCGCCAGTTCTTTCAAACAACACGCACGACGCTGGTTGATTCACGCTTTGGATGACCACGCAAATACCGACGAGCAGTTGCCAACAATTGTTCCGTCCTCATCGGGCCCAATGCCCGGACCAAAGCCTTGTACCAGGCACGTTCAACATAATCAGGATTGGAAGACAATCGCGTGGCACATTTAAATCCCTCACGAGCAATCTCAATCGCTCCATCGCGGTATGCAAAAATTGCCTGCTGAAACAAACTTCCAGCAAGCGCCGCACGCCGCTCTTTCATAAATTGATAGGGTGGTCCAGATTCGAGCTCCTTCAACAGCGAAATCATAAACCAACACAGATAGCCGGGCGTCTGAGGCTGCAAGCTAACCCTTGGCCCATTGTGATCACGATGCCGAAATAGTAATGCATCGACGGCTCTAAGCCGCGCACCGGCAGCTCCCAATCTGCAATGTAAGTTACCTTCCTGCGCCCGTGGCAAGTCCTCACGAAACCCCCCCACTTTTTCCAAACATGAACGTCGGTGCAGCGGATTCTCGGTACCGACCGGATGGTTGAGGAGAAAGATGAACGCATCGGCTGTGGGCGTGGGTAATACGATACGCTTGATCGGACATGCCGGCCGTGTGTCGCCGAACAACAAACCTCTGCATAGCACAATGTCCGCCTCATCGGCCAATAGCATCGGTAATTGCATCGCTATTTTCATTGGCTCCAGCAGATCATCCGCATCGAGAAATTGAATGAATTCGCCACCCGATAGCCGCAGTGCTTGATTGCGGGCAGCGCAGGCGCCTCGCTTTGGTCCAGTCTCACATCGAATTCGCCTGCCAAAGGATCGAATAACATCCAAACTTCCATCCGTGGAACCATCGTCCACAACCACGACTTCAATTCTGGGATAAGTTTGCGCTAGCGCGCTTTCTATCGCCTCGCCAACATATTTTTCCGCGTTAAAACATGGAATCAGTATGCTGACCAAGGGTTCATTGATCGGTCGCATGCTCGAAAGAGGTGACGTGACTGGCATCTATTTTATCGACACGCTAAAACGCCCAGTCCAGATCCTTGTCCACACGAAACTGTTCCGTTCCGTGCAATCTATGGTCCACGCTCGTTAGATGGAGCAAAGGAACACCCCCGAAAAACGACGCCCACAAAGAAAATGTGCTCGGTGGACCGATGATATAATCACACGACGCGAGAGCGTATAAGTCGCAGATCGCCGTGCCGCTGCCGATAGCTACTGGCAGCGATCCAAAAGCATCGGGCTCATATCGTTCGTCAGAACAAACGAGGAACTTTACCGCACGTCCCTTTAGCATCGCTTGCATCTCGCGCATCCATCGCACATAGGCGCCCACGTCAAAAAAGTATCGACCATTTCTCCACCGTGCGTAATCCTTTTGTCGCACGTGTACTCCCACCAACACGTCGCAGTTTTGCTTTGCCGATTTGACAACAGACCGAACCTCGCGAAGAAAAATCTGCCGCGGCCGGAAAAACCTCCGAATGATCGATGCATGATGTGAAAGGGCAACAGGCGCGCGGAAATGCCAGCCATCCAAGATCACAAAATGACGCTCACGCATCGCACTCACGACTGTTGGATTGTCCAAATTGCACCACTCGCTCCAGCCTATTGATACGTCTTGGACACGACGCTGCAGATACCTTTTCAAAGCATCGTGCTTGGACATGTATCCGCGTAGGAGTCGACACGTATGGGCAACTTTCCCTCGAAAAGTAGCTAATTGCGGAATGGGAAGCAGCGGAAGGGTTGGATATCCGCAGAATAAACTGCCCCGGGTCCTGCCGAACAGATGGGCATAGGGCGTGAAAGCGATGTTGACGACCTTGAACTTGTTTTCGATAGCGGCGGCCATGACATGAGCGGAAAGCAGTAGGCTGTTAGCAAGTTGTCCGACGTGATTGGCAATAATTAATCGCGTCGAGAATCTTATCATGTCGTCTCGGCGTTGATTCATTGTGGTTTCTGGAACCAAAAACACCCGCAACCATAAGTCTGCGAGTCCGCCATACTCTCTGGTGCATCGATGATCAAACCGCCCTGATCCTCCTTGTCGGGCACAAGCGCGAACTCCTTAAGTTCAAGGTCATTAAAATACGCGCGAATCTGATGGTATGCATAAATTCGATGGGCATTGAACTGGATCCGCGGCTCCCCTATCGGCACGACAAATAGCAGTGAACCAGCTGGTGCCAATACTCGTTTGAGCTCCGCAATCGACTTAATGTCACCATCGGGATCCAGCCGATCGCCGTACCGGCCTAACCCGATGTGCTCCACCGTATGCATGCAGGAGAGGGATGCGACAGATGCGTCGGCAAAAGGTAATGAGAGCAGATCACCCTGTCCGCATTCGAGTCCAGATAAACTGAGACGCGCCGGACGATAATCGAGGAACTTGATAGGTAAGAACGCAGAAACAATCGCAGAAAAATATAACTTCGAAGAAACATCGATATGGACTGCCGGTCGTAGCTGGGCAAGAACGCGTGCGGCCCATGCGGGATGGTAAATGTAGTGACGGTCAAATCTGGTCGTGGGAGTGTTGTCCGTCAGGCAAAGACGACGGTCACTCCAACGAATGGGCATTTGTCTATTTCGAACCGACGATAACTCAGAGAATTTGAAAAAGTCTCTTCTGAACTTTCGTGCAGCCGACATTCGACTTGCGCGATTGCACAGTGATGCGATAGGTCTTGCGCTCCGCAGCCGATACATTACTCGTCGCGTCATGACGTTCAGATCAATGGGTAACCGCATCCCCCGCTGCGGCGGCTACATGGCAATTTGTCTTCGCCTCGGGTCGAACATTTGGCTTATCGCTTTGGCAAATGTCTAATTCGTACATTCAATCTGCCAACTCTGCTTCGCAAAGACGATTCCACCCACATATCGACCGTAATTACCGAAAAAGTCGGTCGGCATCACAGTAAATTGAAGGGCATCTTCAATGACGTCTAAAAAGCAATCCTTACTCCCCAAGGCAAGCTTAACGCTGTAGCGGCCCGGCACGAGTTCCTGCCTCGGAACGCTACATATAAAGCGGAACTTGCCGCGGACGGACCGAGGCAATTGGGTCGATGGGTCACACACGGTGTTAAACGACATCACGCGGAGTCCTCGGAAATCGCTAATTCCAATTCCCAAATTTGGCTCGTCGACCTGTTCGCAGACACATTCAACGACCAGGGAAATAGGCGCGCCGATTGGAAACTTTCCATCTGCACCTTCGACGCTATTGATCGACGCGCTGGTTATGCATGCGCGTCCTTTAAAAGTGCTCAATTCCTCCGCCGTTCTCTGAAAACTTCCCAAGGTAGCTGAATGGGCGGCATTGAAGTAGCGGCCTATGGCGTCGCACGGCTTTCCGTCAAATATAATTTGCCCCGACTGCAGCAAAATCACGCGCGTACATAGTGTTTCGACTGCCGCACTGTTGTGACTTACAAACAAAACCGTGCGTCCATCATGTGCCACTTCTCCCATTTTACCAATACACTTTTGCTGGAACGCGGCATCACCGACGGCTAGGACTTCATCGACAATGACAATCTCTGGATCCAGATGGGCCGCAACCGAAAAAGCCAATCGCGTGTACATACCACTGGAAAACCGCTTGACAGGGGTGTCGATGAATTTTTCGACCTCGGCAAAGCTGACGATTTCGTCGAATTTCGCGGTCGTTTCTCGCTTGCTCATCCCCAACATGGCGCCTTTGAGAAACACGTTTTCGCGACCAGTGAGTTCCGGATGGAAACCGCCACCGACTTCCAGCAGGCTACCAACTCGTCCATCCAAAGTCGCCATGCCGGTGGTCGGTTCGGTGATCTGAGAAAGGATTTTTAAGAGGGTACTCTTACCGGCACCATTGCGTCCGATAATGCCCACGATTTCGCCCTGCTGCACCTCGAAGTTGATTTCGCGCAGTGCCCAAAACCTGTGATTTTGGCGCGCTCGGCCCGAAAGGTGCCGAAAACGCCGCCACGGCGCTGAAGCTGCCGACACGATCGCTTCGCGCAAAGTCCGGTAGCCCGGCTCGGAAACCCCAACTTGATATTCCTTGCCGATATCTTCGACGCGAATAACTGGTGTGTTCATGGGTTGCGTGTCGAAATGCTCGCGAGTTAAAGTTCGCCGTTGTTACTTTAAGATGACCAATCAAATAACGTCTGCAAAGCGCCGTTCAACACGTCTGAAATACAGCACCCCGACTACCACCACAACAATGGTTACGATTAGCGAAACGCCCACACAATCCCAGCGAACGGCGTCGCCCAATATAGCGCTGCGAAATCCCGTAAGCCAGCCGACGGCGGGATTGAGCGCATAGATCAATTGATACTTTTGCGGAACAACACTTAGAGGATAGGCTACAGGACTGGCGAACATCCACAATTGCACGATGAATGGTATTACATAGCGAAAATCGCGATACACGACCGATAAGGCCGCCAAAAGTGATCCGACGCCAAGCGCTAAAATTGCAGTCCCTAGCACAAAAAGCGGAAGCATGGCTAAACCCGAGGTGAAGGCAACGCCGTACTTCACCATCAGCACGATCAGTACGCTACTGGCAACAAAGAGATCGACCAAGCCACTGCCGATGTTCGAAAGCGGATAAAATAACCTGGGAAAATACACTTTAGTCAATAACGTCGAAGCACTTACTAAACTACCGCCAGCTTGGGTTACTGAACTAGAAAAGAACTGCCACAGGAGCAAACCGGAGAACACAAAAATGGGATACGGCACGTCGACATTCTTCGACATCCCTCCGAAGCGACCGAAAAATGTACTGAATACAACCATCGACATGACTGGCTGAATAATGGCCCACAGGGCGCCTAGCACCGTCTGCTTGTACCGGACTTTGACATCGCGCCAAACCAAAAAGTACAGCAGTTCGCGGTATCGCCACAGTTCCCGGAAATCGATGGCGCGCCAGCCGGAAGTCGGCTTAATAATCAGGCGGTGCGATCGTGGCGATTCCGTTTGCAACGCACCGTTCGTGTTGCCAAACCCCTCTACAGGAAGTTGTTCAATGAGTTGCATAGATTAGTAAAGCAAAGCGACTGCGACGTGCTTCGACGTCAGCTTCGGACTCACAATTACCCCGTCCTCCGATTGCTGGTCATTCATCAGCAGTCCATCCAAACGCGGCTTTCAAATCACTATCCTTGAATCGTCGCCGTGTCGAGGATATCCGTTGGATTTCCCGACTGTCGATGAATTCCAGAGGCGGATTCAGTCAATTTGAGAGGGTTGTGCAAAACCTCAGTGAGCGCCGATTTCGTCGATGCAACGCGGTCAAAAACGGATATTCCACCTAAAGATTGCAACATTTGCGCGAATGACTTTGTTGTATTGCAACGGTTGTAGAACTGTTCCGCGATCTGACGGGCACGGTGGCCCCAAATCTCCAATTTTTCGCGCGAGCTTGCCAGGCCTTTGATCGTAGCGGCTAGTTTTGCGGAATCACCGGGTGGACTGACAATGCCCACCTCGAACCGCTCGACCAACTCGGCAAGTTCGCAAGTGTGGGGTGCCACGGCGAGCACCGGACTTCCAGATGACAATACGCCGTACAATTTGCTGGGCATCAAACAGTTGACGACACGCGGATCGACCGGCACCAAATGCACGTCTGCTGCGCTAAGACTTTCTGCCAACATTTCCTTAGGCTGGTACGGTAAAAAGTGAACGTTGTCAAGACGCTGCGCCGCAGCTTGCTTAACCAAGCGTTGTTTGATCGCCCCATCGCCGACCAATAGAAACAGAATTTCGGTGCTGTGTCGCAAGTATCCAGCGGCCTCGACAATATCTTCCAACCGTTGGCATTGCCCCAAGTTGCCGGAATACATGACGACAAACTTGTCGACCAAGCCGTGTCGCTGCCGGAAACAGTTGTTTTGTTTGACGGGAATAACTTTTTGTGTGTCGATCCAATTCGGTATGCAACTGATGGTGCTCGCCCGCACACCGGAGCGAACCAATAGGTCGCGCATGTCCCGGCTCAACACGACAATTCGATCGGCGCGAAAATATACCCAAAACATAGCCCGGCGCAGCCAACGTGTCAGAACGTTGTCAGGTAGTTTGCCCAAGGCAATGGCCAGATCAGGATAGATATCTTGCAGATAGACGACAAGCTTTACGCGCCGGAGTTTTTGCAGCAAAAAACCGATGAAACATAATAGCGGTGGATCCGTTTCCACGATGAGGATATCGGGGCGCGGAAGCTTAAGAGCGGCCACCGCTGCCATCCAAAAGAACGAAAGGTAATTCACGGCGCGCCCAATCCAGCTTGCCTTTGACAGCTGCGTGCACGGTATCCGACGAATTCTTACGCCCCGACGTCGAGCCCATCCTGATCGTCGAAAGCAAGTTTCTCCCGCATATTGATTGGGGGGGCCAGCAATTACAGATACGTCAAAGTCTGCGCTCAAATCTTCGCACAGTTCGGTCAATAGTTGACCCGTGGCTTCCACGTCTGGCCAGTAGGACCGATTGATAAAAGCAACATGTGCGCGATGCAAATTCCGAATAGAATCTCCCCCTTGGACCTCGTGCACCCGATGTTGGCAGTTATTGTTGCTCAAATTGTCGCAGATGGGGAGACACGACTTCAGCGAATTCAACGAGTTGGCGTTCTGCCCGGCTGGGGTCATCTCCATCCGCTTGCAGCATGCATTTTATGGCCGGCGGCCGAGACTTGCCCACGCTTACGGTTTTCTGAAGGCTTTGGCGAATGTCGTCATCGTCGAGCGCAATGGAGTCGCCAAGCGTCACCCAATAAAGTACCGCAATTCGCTCCGTGCGTTTTTCCAGGATTAGCATTCTCGCGGTGAAGGAGCCCGGTCCGTCAGCAAATATTCGTACAGGTTGCCGGCTTACTATATCCCAACCGGCAGCCGGGTAGCAAATCTCGGGCTTGTGTGGGATTGCAACATCGTAATTCAACCATACTCCCAAATTCATATCAATTCGATCGCCCACTGGGTTCTTGTAAGTACGGTTGATCATTTGGTATGCTCCGGTCCGCCGGAACAATCGTCGATCCAGTTCAATATCCGAACCTCTCCACTCGTCGATTCTCAGTGGCATCGTGCTGAGCGCGGTTTCGGGAGGAGCGGCCGACTGTTCCAGCAGGCTATGGCGAGTGACGCGGATCGCCAATTCGGATCCGAGAATGAGTGTAAGTGCAATAATCAATCGCATGGTGGATGATTCATTGGGTTACTTGCATGATTGGTGGTAATCTCCGAACTTCTTCTAACTGCTTGCCGGCAGACCGGGGCTCATCGTTCCGTGCATCTCCCGAAGAGCTATCTCCCACGGGGTCAACCGCACCCAGCATGATCACTTCTTGGAATTGCGTCTCAAATGCCGGCAGCGCGCTGAACAGCTTCGCGAGCAACGCGCTCGCGGAATCGCCGTTGTGAAATCCACCAATTGACAGTCTGCCCAGCGGTCGGTTGCCGTTGCCAAGTGGAATTTTGATTTCCCATTGTGGTTGTAGGTCCGTATCCTCCGCTTTTGTCCAGGACACATGGTAATATTCCTGGCAGACTGGAATATCCACATCGAGACGCATCCGGGTCAGGTTAAATGGTTCTGTGAAATCCAACAGCGAATCCCACAAACGCTCCCAGGGGCGAGACCCCTGCAGCCTCACTTCCTGCTGCTGCGGGGAGATTTTCTCTCGATCGCGCCCTGGAATCAGCGAGTGGGCAAGCGCTCGCAGCTTCCCGCTAAGCAATTGCAACTCTCCGTAACCGAATGATCTCGTGGCCACCAACACTCCAATCACTGAAATCACGCTAATGACCGCAAACACGTCGCTCTTCATCGACACGCTGGTTAGGGCGCCCAAACACGTGGCGAGACATGCCAAGACGATGAAATATAAGGTTCGCCTCGTACTCCCGGCGATCTGCTGCAGACAATGGTGCAGATGTCCCCGGTCCGTGGTGTAAATACTTCGTCCAGTCAACTTGCGTCGGACAATCGCAGCGAACGTATCCAATAGCGGAATGCTCCAAGCGGCCAGGGGTGCAGCCAATCCTGTGAGCGTGGGCCCCTTCAGCGATGCTCGAATCGAAATCGCGCCTAGCCAGAGCCCGATGAACATACTGCCTGCATCGCCTAAATACATTCGCGCTGGGGGGAAGTTAAATGGCAGAAATCCTGCAAGCGCGCCTCCCATCATCGACAATAATAGCGCTTCGACAAAATGGCCATTCAGGAAGGCCAAACAGGCCAAGGTGGTGCTCAAAATTAAACCAATTGTGCTTGCTAATCCATCGATCCCATCAATCAAGTTGAGCGAGTTTACCGCTAACAGTAACCAGCCCAAAGTAATCGGAACGGACAGCAAACCGAGCTCTATCTGCACCCCAAACAGGTTCACCGCTCGAACTTGATAGCCGAAGTTGATCAACAGGCTGGCGATCGCAATTTGGCCGATTAGCTTATGTCGCCCGCGGAGTTGGAATAGATCATCGAGCAGGCCCAACAGCACGATCAGGAAACTGGCTAGGAATACGCCCAGCAAGCTCCACGACTGCTCGGCGAATAAATCTCCCAGGCTCATCTCGCAGACTGCCATCAAACACATACTGACCCAAATTGCGAGCCAAATACCGACGCCGCCACCAAGTGCAACGGGACGGTCGTGCAATTTTCGTTGGCTATCGGGGCGATCAACAAAACCACAACGAATAGCTAGGAGACTCACTCCCGTCATCGATAGGTAACTTATCGCCGCCGCGACAATTCCTGTGAAGATAATCAGTATCGGTGTAATAGGAGCCATAATTACTCGCCCGTCGTCCCCATCTCGATTGGTTCTGCATTGCCGTTGAATAGCTGACGGTACCGATCGGTTAAACCGTAAACATAAGCAGGCCTGCAGCTCACGACCCCCCCCAGCACATGCACGCCCACTTGCTCTAACCGTGCCCGCGCTTCCATGATCTGATAACTCTGGCTGACGTCGCGCATCACGGCCAAGATTGCCGCATCGGCAAATTGCCCAATCACCAACGTGTCGACGGCCGGTAGGATAGGACAACTATCCACGATGATGATGTCAAATTGCGATCTCAGCTCCCCGAAAACCGCTTCCACTGCCTTTCGTTTGCTGGACAGCAGTTCATTGGAGCCCGAGCGAATGCCGCCAACCGGCAGGTGGTAGAGGTGTGCTTCT from Pirellulales bacterium harbors:
- a CDS encoding ABC transporter ATP-binding protein, with protein sequence MNTPVIRVEDIGKEYQVGVSEPGYRTLREAIVSAASAPWRRFRHLSGRARQNHRFWALREINFEVQQGEIVGIIGRNGAGKSTLLKILSQITEPTTGMATLDGRVGSLLEVGGGFHPELTGRENVFLKGAMLGMSKRETTAKFDEIVSFAEVEKFIDTPVKRFSSGMYTRLAFSVAAHLDPEIVIVDEVLAVGDAAFQQKCIGKMGEVAHDGRTVLFVSHNSAAVETLCTRVILLQSGQIIFDGKPCDAIGRYFNAAHSATLGSFQRTAEELSTFKGRACITSASINSVEGADGKFPIGAPISLVVECVCEQVDEPNLGIGISDFRGLRVMSFNTVCDPSTQLPRSVRGKFRFICSVPRQELVPGRYSVKLALGSKDCFLDVIEDALQFTVMPTDFFGNYGRYVGGIVFAKQSWQIECTN
- a CDS encoding ABC transporter permease; protein product: MQLIEQLPVEGFGNTNGALQTESPRSHRLIIKPTSGWRAIDFRELWRYRELLYFLVWRDVKVRYKQTVLGALWAIIQPVMSMVVFSTFFGRFGGMSKNVDVPYPIFVFSGLLLWQFFSSSVTQAGGSLVSASTLLTKVYFPRLFYPLSNIGSGLVDLFVASSVLIVLMVKYGVAFTSGLAMLPLFVLGTAILALGVGSLLAALSVVYRDFRYVIPFIVQLWMFASPVAYPLSVVPQKYQLIYALNPAVGWLTGFRSAILGDAVRWDCVGVSLIVTIVVVVVGVLYFRRVERRFADVI
- a CDS encoding alpha-1,2-fucosyltransferase; its protein translation is MNQRRDDMIRFSTRLIIANHVGQLANSLLLSAHVMAAAIENKFKVVNIAFTPYAHLFGRTRGSLFCGYPTLPLLPIPQLATFRGKVAHTCRLLRGYMSKHDALKRYLQRRVQDVSIGWSEWCNLDNPTVVSAMRERHFVILDGWHFRAPVALSHHASIIRRFFRPRQIFLREVRSVVKSAKQNCDVLVGVHVRQKDYARWRNGRYFFDVGAYVRWMREMQAMLKGRAVKFLVCSDERYEPDAFGSLPVAIGSGTAICDLYALASCDYIIGPPSTFSLWASFFGGVPLLHLTSVDHRLHGTEQFRVDKDLDWAF
- a CDS encoding DUF268 domain-containing protein produces the protein MPIRWSDRRLCLTDNTPTTRFDRHYIYHPAWAARVLAQLRPAVHIDVSSKLYFSAIVSAFLPIKFLDYRPARLSLSGLECGQGDLLSLPFADASVASLSCMHTVEHIGLGRYGDRLDPDGDIKSIAELKRVLAPAGSLLFVVPIGEPRIQFNAHRIYAYHQIRAYFNDLELKEFALVPDKEDQGGLIIDAPESMADSQTYGCGCFWFQKPQ
- a CDS encoding glycosyltransferase, which codes for MRPINEPLVSILIPCFNAEKYVGEAIESALAQTYPRIEVVVVDDGSTDGSLDVIRSFGRRIRCETGPKRGACAARNQALRLSGGEFIQFLDADDLLEPMKIAMQLPMLLADEADIVLCRGLLFGDTRPACPIKRIVLPTPTADAFIFLLNHPVGTENPLHRRSCLEKVGGFREDLPRAQEGNLHCRLGAAGARLRAVDALLFRHRDHNGPRVSLQPQTPGYLCWFMISLLKELESGPPYQFMKERRAALAGSLFQQAIFAYRDGAIEIAREGFKCATRLSSNPDYVERAWYKALVRALGPMRTEQLLATARRYLRGHPKRESTSVVRVV
- a CDS encoding glycosyltransferase family 4 protein, yielding MEMTPAGQNANSLNSLKSCLPICDNLSNNNCQHRVHEVQGGDSIRNLHRAHVAFINRSYWPDVEATGQLLTELCEDLSADFDVSVIAGPPNQYAGETCFRRSGWARRRGVRIRRIPCTQLSKASWIGRAVNYLSFFWMAAVAALKLPRPDILIVETDPPLLCFIGFLLQKLRRVKLVVYLQDIYPDLAIALGKLPDNVLTRWLRRAMFWVYFRADRIVVLSRDMRDLLVRSGVRASTISCIPNWIDTQKVIPVKQNNCFRQRHGLVDKFVVMYSGNLGQCQRLEDIVEAAGYLRHSTEILFLLVGDGAIKQRLVKQAAAQRLDNVHFLPYQPKEMLAESLSAADVHLVPVDPRVVNCLMPSKLYGVLSSGSPVLAVAPHTCELAELVERFEVGIVSPPGDSAKLAATIKGLASSREKLEIWGHRARQIAEQFYNRCNTTKSFAQMLQSLGGISVFDRVASTKSALTEVLHNPLKLTESASGIHRQSGNPTDILDTATIQG
- a CDS encoding class I SAM-dependent methyltransferase; translation: MNHVSKFDPGQQRKRYDARYTERMVPNTKKWQTSWAEHITRYTFAATHLQGCRVLDLGCGIGYGTRYLAEHGASEVVGVDYSQEAITQAQSEFHHPRASFVQDDAQQLDQIYGPFDGIVAYEIFEHVDSPTSMLARCRDLLSVGGWFYCSTPNTRFRPKLKDGITPRNPFHVKEYLEEEFREMLCKYFDSVEIFGQDYTPAYKRQVQALSRLQSCDFALWSNPLVRLGRLIQRLKGVRVNWMEDSCVYPPLEEDIVICEGTRGIEDATTFIARCRKQS